Proteins encoded within one genomic window of Paraglaciecola psychrophila 170:
- the dnaJ gene encoding molecular chaperone DnaJ → MSKRDYYEVLGVDKSAAEREIKKAYKRLAMKYHPDRTQGDKAMEEKFKEVQEAHEMLTDSQKRAAYDQYGHAGLDPNRGGGGGGQGGDFGDIFGDVFGDIFGGGRGGGGRQSRARQGSDLRYNLELSLEEAVKGKSVEIRVPTLAGCEVCDGSGAKKGSSPTTCPTCHGQGQVQMRQGFFAVQQTCPTCSGRGKIISDPCKPCHGQGRVEKTKTLSVKVPAGVDTGDRIRLSGEGEAGEMGAPSGDLYVQVHVRDHKIFTREGNNLYCEVPLSFTRAALGGEIEVPTLEGKVKLKVTPETQTGKMFRLRNKGVKSVRSGSVGDLICKVVIETPVNLSASQKELLDQLENSMGTGKDTAKNRPKESGFFDGVKKFFDDLTN, encoded by the coding sequence ATGTCGAAGCGAGATTATTATGAAGTGTTGGGTGTGGACAAAAGTGCCGCCGAACGCGAGATAAAAAAGGCTTACAAGCGCCTAGCGATGAAATATCACCCAGATAGAACTCAGGGAGATAAAGCTATGGAAGAAAAATTTAAAGAAGTGCAAGAAGCGCACGAAATGTTGACTGACTCACAAAAACGAGCGGCCTATGATCAATATGGTCATGCTGGCCTCGATCCTAATCGCGGCGGCGGTGGTGGCGGTCAAGGTGGAGACTTTGGTGATATTTTTGGTGACGTATTCGGTGATATATTTGGTGGTGGACGTGGGGGCGGTGGTCGTCAATCTCGTGCTCGTCAAGGCTCCGATCTGCGCTATAACTTAGAATTATCTCTTGAAGAAGCGGTGAAAGGCAAAAGCGTCGAGATTCGTGTACCAACACTTGCTGGTTGTGAAGTTTGTGACGGATCTGGTGCGAAAAAAGGCTCAAGTCCAACGACTTGTCCTACTTGTCATGGACAAGGCCAAGTGCAAATGCGTCAAGGTTTTTTTGCTGTTCAGCAAACCTGTCCGACATGCTCTGGTAGAGGCAAAATAATATCTGACCCTTGTAAACCTTGTCATGGACAAGGTCGCGTAGAAAAAACTAAAACGTTATCAGTCAAAGTACCAGCCGGAGTTGATACAGGCGATAGAATTCGTTTGTCAGGTGAAGGTGAAGCGGGTGAAATGGGTGCTCCATCAGGTGACTTGTACGTTCAAGTGCATGTTCGTGACCACAAAATATTTACCCGCGAAGGCAATAATTTATATTGCGAGGTACCTTTAAGCTTCACTCGAGCGGCCCTAGGTGGTGAGATTGAAGTACCTACACTAGAAGGCAAAGTGAAATTAAAAGTCACTCCAGAAACACAAACAGGAAAAATGTTCCGGTTACGTAACAAAGGTGTTAAGTCGGTTCGCAGTGGCAGTGTAGGTGATCTAATTTGTAAAGTGGTCATCGAAACACCGGTTAACTTAAGTGCCAGTCAAAAAGAACTGTTAGATCAACTGGAAAATTCTATGGGTACGGGCAAAGATACTGCTAAAAACCGCCCAAAAGAAAGTGGTTTCTTTGATGGTGTTAAAAAGTTCTTTGATGATTTAACTAATTAA
- the grpE gene encoding nucleotide exchange factor GrpE: protein MSNEQTPQQGEELDTNADTEQHDADQTILELTEDQQRIVELEAAVIAAETKMVEQKDSVMRAIADADNARKRAQGEIDKARKFALEKFAAELLPVADNLERALQVANPEDEAIRSIVDGVEMTLKSFISTIEKFGMSVIDPQGQPFNPEKHQAMSMQENAELPPNTVLAVMQKGYEINGRLLRPAMVLVTRAPESTVDTQA, encoded by the coding sequence ATGTCAAATGAACAAACACCTCAGCAAGGTGAAGAATTAGATACCAATGCAGATACAGAACAACATGACGCGGATCAAACGATTCTTGAGTTGACTGAAGACCAACAACGTATTGTTGAATTAGAAGCTGCCGTCATTGCCGCAGAAACTAAGATGGTTGAACAAAAAGATTCAGTGATGCGCGCTATAGCTGATGCTGATAACGCTCGTAAACGAGCTCAGGGTGAGATCGACAAAGCCCGCAAATTTGCTTTAGAAAAATTTGCCGCTGAGTTGTTGCCAGTGGCTGACAATTTAGAACGTGCATTACAAGTGGCTAATCCAGAAGACGAAGCCATTAGGTCTATTGTTGATGGTGTTGAAATGACGCTTAAGTCTTTTATTAGCACTATTGAAAAATTTGGTATGTCAGTGATTGATCCGCAAGGTCAACCTTTCAACCCAGAAAAGCATCAAGCTATGTCGATGCAAGAAAACGCAGAGCTGCCACCTAATACAGTGTTAGCAGTGATGCAAAAAGGCTATGAGATAAATGGCCGTTTATTACGCCCTGCCATGGTGCTGGTTACTCGAGCACCAGAGAGCACAGTGGATACTCAAGCCTAA
- a CDS encoding PAS domain-containing hybrid sensor histidine kinase/response regulator: MINVWTVSALVLCYLLVLFALAFWADKRYKGQQQHPFIYSLALGVHCTSWAFFGTTTQATQYGWAFVPTYLGVILVFLFAHPVLRKISLLCHQHQVSSLADFISLRFEKSYLLAALVTLLCLIGVIPYIALQLDSVSQSVAILVGIDVSWSENVGAYVAILMALFAILFGTQSLSASDKHPGLMLTIAFASLVKLVALLIVGVYVCYVMFDGVLDLFGQAQLHPKSLQIIQSDSAIWVYLSHMLLGVCSMFCLPRQFHINFVENNGSEELRTARWMFPLYLCLMTVFILPIGIAGHIIFDETMQVSTDTYALALPIQGGNTGVALISFIGGLSAATSMVVVATLAMGIMISNNLVTPLRLKIQLQRLQQHNLTPKAVLFTRRATVVIVMGIAFLYHLDISKTAPLVKSGIIAIALLSQTLPIIIGGLYWQKRNKTAAMIALLAGALCWVYWLLWPSIIASYYFALPPDDLQLASGFVLSLLVNLFCFVLFSLILPASKEQQIGNQKEHAFSTLNQATKISKLLAVTEKVLDKDRHQFLLNNLPVDQHSAYASPKLLANIENEIANQVGNVSARILLSAIAEKKDIALAELVELVEEASQTFHFNHEVLQSSVEHIQQGICVVDVNLALLAWNQRYIQLFDYPKSLIKVGIPIKELLLFNAQRGLFGKKEQLEEEIEKRIQYMRVGSHYKYVREQKNGQTIEVNGSPLPGGGFVTTYSDITDYINIQQQLQQSKQHLESRVIERTEQLQTANLALDEARQEAEKAYDSKSKFLAAAGHDLMQPFNAASLFASLIKEKAPNQELAEMSQNLIQSLANAEELLSTLLDMTRLDSGILNTNIQHFRLSDLLTPLVNEFTILAKRKDLGLKYVANTCFIQSDKKLLRRILQNLISNAVRYTESGKILVVAKRHNQQLKIRVYDTGQGIAADQQKAIFEEFNQLDQQNNNQGLGLGLTIVERFSALLSHAVEVKSAVNHGSCFEITVPRGLAVSNTDSTQSYLIADSAVLLKDKVVVIIENDEDTIEAVSHLLRSWGATVYAFNKISDALTHCPICPNLLFLDYHLDNGATGAEAAAALRNQWQVSIPAVLSSADRTEEVRRQAIDAHLHYLPKPIKPAALKRFIKQVIH; the protein is encoded by the coding sequence ATGATCAATGTTTGGACAGTTTCAGCACTAGTACTTTGCTACTTGCTTGTTCTTTTTGCTTTAGCGTTTTGGGCCGACAAACGTTATAAAGGCCAACAACAGCATCCATTTATATACAGTCTAGCGCTTGGTGTGCACTGCACTTCTTGGGCTTTTTTTGGAACCACCACGCAAGCCACTCAATATGGTTGGGCGTTTGTCCCTACTTACCTGGGAGTGATACTGGTTTTTCTTTTTGCGCATCCGGTTTTACGCAAAATTAGTCTGTTATGCCATCAGCACCAAGTGAGTTCCCTAGCCGACTTTATTAGTTTACGTTTCGAAAAATCTTATCTTCTTGCAGCATTAGTCACTTTATTGTGTTTAATCGGTGTCATCCCCTATATTGCATTACAACTCGATTCGGTCAGCCAAAGTGTGGCCATATTAGTCGGTATAGACGTAAGTTGGAGTGAGAATGTTGGTGCTTATGTCGCTATTTTAATGGCACTTTTTGCGATTTTATTTGGCACTCAGTCTTTAAGCGCCAGCGACAAACACCCTGGTTTAATGTTGACTATCGCTTTTGCATCTCTGGTTAAGCTAGTGGCTTTACTGATTGTGGGTGTGTATGTGTGTTATGTAATGTTTGACGGTGTATTAGACCTATTTGGCCAGGCGCAATTGCATCCTAAAAGTCTACAAATAATTCAGTCTGACTCAGCTATATGGGTATACCTAAGCCATATGTTGTTAGGCGTATGTTCGATGTTTTGTTTACCTAGGCAGTTTCATATAAATTTTGTCGAAAATAATGGTAGTGAAGAACTCAGAACAGCTCGCTGGATGTTCCCATTATACTTGTGCCTGATGACGGTGTTTATCTTGCCCATAGGCATTGCTGGCCACATAATTTTTGACGAAACAATGCAAGTCAGCACGGATACCTACGCCTTAGCATTACCGATACAAGGCGGTAACACGGGTGTAGCTCTTATCTCTTTTATTGGCGGATTATCTGCGGCAACCAGTATGGTGGTGGTTGCAACGTTAGCAATGGGGATCATGATATCTAATAACCTAGTCACGCCACTGCGTCTTAAAATCCAATTACAACGCTTACAACAACATAACTTGACGCCTAAAGCCGTATTATTTACCCGCCGAGCCACTGTTGTAATAGTCATGGGCATCGCCTTTTTATATCACTTGGATATAAGCAAGACTGCTCCCCTTGTCAAAAGTGGTATTATTGCTATCGCTCTTTTATCCCAAACGTTACCGATTATTATTGGTGGTTTATATTGGCAAAAACGCAATAAAACAGCGGCTATGATAGCGTTATTAGCAGGTGCTTTATGTTGGGTTTACTGGTTACTTTGGCCAAGCATTATCGCTAGTTATTATTTCGCTCTCCCCCCCGATGATTTACAACTTGCATCAGGGTTTGTTCTAAGTCTTTTGGTCAATCTGTTTTGTTTTGTATTGTTTAGTTTAATTTTACCTGCAAGCAAAGAGCAGCAGATAGGCAACCAAAAGGAACATGCATTTTCAACTCTCAATCAAGCTACCAAAATATCTAAGTTACTCGCCGTCACGGAAAAAGTACTCGATAAAGACCGTCATCAGTTTTTGCTTAACAACCTGCCAGTCGATCAACATTCGGCTTATGCCAGCCCGAAGCTGCTCGCCAACATAGAAAATGAAATAGCCAATCAAGTCGGAAATGTGAGTGCCAGAATTTTACTCTCTGCTATTGCCGAGAAAAAAGATATTGCCCTTGCAGAGCTTGTCGAATTGGTTGAGGAAGCGAGCCAAACCTTTCACTTTAATCATGAAGTATTGCAATCCTCTGTGGAACATATTCAACAAGGAATATGTGTAGTAGATGTGAATTTGGCGCTTTTGGCTTGGAACCAACGCTACATTCAGTTATTCGACTATCCAAAAAGTTTAATCAAGGTCGGCATTCCGATTAAAGAGTTACTTTTATTTAACGCCCAAAGAGGATTATTTGGTAAAAAAGAACAACTTGAGGAAGAAATAGAAAAACGTATTCAATACATGCGTGTCGGAAGCCATTACAAATATGTGCGCGAACAAAAAAACGGACAGACTATAGAAGTTAACGGTAGTCCCCTGCCCGGTGGCGGATTTGTTACCACCTATAGCGATATCACCGACTACATCAATATTCAACAGCAATTACAGCAATCGAAACAACATTTAGAAAGCCGAGTCATTGAGCGCACAGAACAATTACAAACCGCTAACCTTGCTCTTGATGAAGCACGCCAAGAAGCTGAAAAAGCCTACGACAGTAAAAGTAAATTTCTTGCTGCCGCTGGTCACGATTTAATGCAGCCTTTTAATGCCGCGAGTTTGTTCGCATCACTTATAAAAGAAAAAGCGCCTAATCAAGAGTTGGCTGAAATGAGCCAAAATCTCATTCAATCACTTGCTAACGCAGAGGAGCTATTATCCACTTTACTGGATATGACTCGACTCGATTCAGGCATACTCAATACTAATATTCAACACTTTAGGCTAAGTGATTTACTTACACCTTTAGTCAATGAATTTACCATTTTAGCAAAGCGCAAAGACTTGGGGCTTAAATATGTTGCGAACACATGTTTTATTCAATCTGACAAAAAGCTACTAAGACGAATTCTTCAAAACTTGATCTCCAATGCAGTACGTTACACCGAGTCAGGTAAAATATTAGTAGTAGCAAAAAGGCACAACCAGCAACTTAAGATCAGGGTCTATGATACAGGTCAAGGCATCGCAGCGGATCAACAGAAAGCCATATTTGAGGAATTCAATCAGCTTGATCAACAAAATAACAACCAAGGTTTAGGTCTAGGGCTGACTATAGTAGAACGTTTTAGTGCTCTACTAAGCCATGCTGTTGAAGTGAAATCTGCCGTTAATCATGGAAGCTGTTTTGAAATAACGGTGCCTAGAGGATTGGCAGTGTCTAATACCGATTCAACGCAAAGCTATTTGATTGCTGACTCTGCTGTTTTGCTAAAGGATAAAGTAGTCGTGATCATTGAAAACGACGAAGATACAATAGAAGCAGTGAGCCACTTATTACGCAGTTGGGGAGCAACAGTTTATGCGTTTAATAAAATATCAGATGCTTTAACACACTGCCCAATATGCCCAAACTTGTTGTTTTTAGACTACCACTTAGATAATGGTGCAACCGGTGCTGAAGCAGCGGCAGCGCTGCGCAATCAATGGCAAGTAAGCATACCGGCGGTATTAAGCAGCGCAGATAGAACTGAAGAAGTACGAAGACAAGCAATTGATGCCCATTTACATTATTTGCCTAAGCCAATTAAGCCTGCTGCATTAAAACGATTTATAAAACAGGTCATCCATTGA
- a CDS encoding homocysteine S-methyltransferase family protein, producing MSKITLLDGGMGQELLRRSSRAITPMWSADIMLNEPMLVRDLHREFIDSGARVITLNTYTATPQRLKRENQFSQLKNLHQRAMNAAKEAIELAQCNTVAIAGCLPPLVASYRPDVSLSFEDSLATYRQLVELQAPASDLFICETMSSITEARAACTAALESGKPVWVALTVSDEHPGQLRSGESLVDTLLALESFDTQATLLNCSQPEAISACWSLLKMKQRKIGAYANGFLSVDALYPGATVEELEVRQDMSPQRYAEHAMTWAKNGASIIGGCCEIGPTHIKALHNRLCSEGFI from the coding sequence ATGAGTAAAATCACATTACTTGATGGAGGCATGGGGCAAGAATTATTGCGAAGAAGCTCACGTGCAATTACGCCTATGTGGTCTGCTGATATCATGTTGAACGAGCCAATGCTGGTCAGAGATTTGCATCGTGAGTTTATTGATAGTGGTGCTCGCGTCATCACTCTCAATACTTATACTGCAACACCGCAACGATTAAAACGAGAAAACCAATTCAGTCAATTAAAAAACCTTCATCAGCGCGCCATGAATGCAGCTAAAGAAGCAATAGAATTGGCCCAGTGCAATACTGTAGCCATAGCGGGCTGCCTGCCACCCTTGGTTGCTAGTTATCGTCCTGACGTATCCCTATCCTTCGAAGACTCGCTTGCTACTTACCGTCAACTTGTTGAACTCCAAGCACCGGCAAGTGATTTATTTATATGCGAAACAATGTCGTCAATAACCGAGGCACGTGCTGCCTGCACTGCCGCACTTGAAAGTGGTAAACCTGTTTGGGTGGCATTAACAGTTAGTGATGAACACCCAGGGCAATTAAGAAGTGGAGAATCCTTGGTAGATACCTTGCTAGCACTTGAGTCATTTGATACCCAAGCGACCCTATTAAACTGCAGTCAGCCTGAAGCCATCTCTGCGTGTTGGTCGCTTTTGAAAATGAAACAACGCAAAATCGGAGCGTATGCCAATGGTTTTTTATCAGTAGACGCATTATATCCAGGTGCTACTGTCGAAGAACTAGAAGTGCGACAAGACATGAGCCCACAACGATATGCAGAGCACGCTATGACATGGGCCAAAAACGGAGCATCAATTATTGGTGGTTGCTGTGAAATTGGACCAACACATATCAAAGCGTTGCATAACAGATTATGCAGCGAAGGATTTATCTAA
- the hppD gene encoding 4-hydroxyphenylpyruvate dioxygenase, translating into MADLFENPAGLDGFEFIEFSSPEKGQLEKVFTVMGFIQIANHRTKDAQLWRQGGINLIANYEPKSAAWYFAREHGPSACGMGFRVKNAVNSYNHLLAQGAEPVVVETGPMELRLPAIRGIGNAIIYLIDRYGDELSIYDIDFDYIDGVDRNPVGAGFNVIDHLTHNVYGGRMKYWADFYETLFNFKEVRFFDIKGEYTGLTSKALTAPDGKIRIPLNEEGEGGKGQIEEFLRAFNGEGIQHIAFSCDDLVACWDRLKEMGMPFMTAPPKTYYELLEGRLPKHGEPVDELQTRGILMDGTTEDGPRLLLQIFSETQLGPVFFEFIQRKGDDGFGEGNFKALFESIERDQINRGVLNTDKKIEVKEGA; encoded by the coding sequence ATGGCAGACTTATTTGAAAATCCAGCGGGTTTAGACGGATTTGAATTCATTGAATTTTCTTCCCCTGAAAAAGGGCAGCTAGAGAAAGTGTTTACAGTGATGGGATTTATTCAAATTGCAAATCACCGAACCAAGGATGCCCAATTATGGCGTCAAGGTGGCATTAACTTAATTGCTAACTATGAGCCAAAATCTGCGGCTTGGTATTTTGCTCGTGAACATGGCCCATCAGCATGTGGAATGGGTTTTAGAGTTAAAAATGCGGTTAACTCTTATAATCACTTATTAGCACAAGGAGCAGAGCCAGTCGTTGTTGAAACGGGTCCTATGGAGCTACGTTTACCTGCTATTCGTGGAATTGGTAATGCTATTATCTATCTGATTGACCGATACGGTGATGAACTTTCTATTTATGACATCGACTTTGATTATATTGATGGCGTTGACCGTAACCCAGTAGGTGCTGGCTTTAACGTAATCGATCATTTAACGCATAACGTTTATGGCGGTCGCATGAAATATTGGGCTGACTTCTACGAAACATTATTCAACTTTAAAGAAGTCCGTTTTTTTGACATTAAAGGTGAATATACAGGCTTGACGTCTAAAGCCCTTACTGCCCCGGATGGGAAAATCCGTATCCCTTTAAATGAAGAAGGTGAAGGTGGTAAAGGTCAAATTGAAGAATTCTTACGTGCATTTAATGGCGAAGGTATTCAACATATTGCGTTCAGTTGCGACGATTTAGTGGCTTGTTGGGATCGCTTGAAAGAAATGGGCATGCCATTTATGACGGCGCCCCCGAAAACATATTATGAGTTGCTTGAAGGACGTTTACCTAAGCATGGTGAGCCCGTTGATGAGCTGCAAACACGGGGTATTTTGATGGATGGAACTACTGAAGATGGCCCAAGGCTACTACTACAAATATTCTCAGAAACCCAATTAGGCCCAGTATTTTTCGAGTTTATTCAACGCAAAGGCGATGATGGTTTTGGGGAAGGTAATTTCAAAGCATTATTCGAATCGATTGAACGTGACCAAATTAATCGTGGTGTTTTGAATACCGATAAAAAAATTGAGGTAAAAGAGGGCGCCTAA
- the putA gene encoding bifunctional proline dehydrogenase/L-glutamate gamma-semialdehyde dehydrogenase PutA: MLFDGNLVTESATRQKIRDFYRIDENLAVEHILPDAEVNMRARSRAWERARKMVLQIRNDQEGTGVVEALLNEYSLSSAEGVVLMCLAEALLRVPDKRTQDKLISDKLSKGQWSSHLGNSDSLFVNASSWGLLLTGGLVNYANQKNKFGFLKKTLGKVGEPVIRKAMNIAMKVMGQQFVMGETIEDAVQRAEEKERKGYVYSYDMLGEGARTQKDADDYYNAYAQAIKVIGNAAKGKGPRKSPGISVKLSAIHPRYEFTHRERVMAEIPPKLKELCLLAKEYDIGLTVDAEESERLDISLDIIEQVFSDPDLAGWDGFGLAVQSYQKRAMYVIDWLRELTEKVGRKLMVRLVKGAYWDTEIKNAQKDGLEHFPVFTRKSSTDVSYHACANRLLDYRNTIYPQFATHNAYTAAVIVELAGDDKEGFEFQCLHGMGDSLYDQIVSLENIQCRIYAPVGEHEDLLAYLVRRLLENGANSSFVNAIVDVSRPVESLLEDPVEKTQRLKFKYNDQIQKPINLYGAERDNSKGIDVTDINHITPLKAAIDTWFEEHLLTEEQVPKGCHAVRNPANLDEIIGFHHFDTKQEMAEKLTTAHNTFASWSKTPMTERADLLRRTADILERHMDELIALCIKEAGKVTSDGVDEVREAVDFCRYYAARAEELAEDDRLAPRGVVLCISPWNFPLAIFLGQVAAAIVTGNTVIAKPAEQTSLIALRALQLMEYVGLPAGVVQSVIAEGPDVGEMLLPDERIKAVMFTGSTVTGNVIANALAQRGGEQVPLIAETGGQNCMIVDSTALPEQVVDDVIASGFQSAGQRCSALRVLFLQEEIADTVTEMLIGALHELSVGDPAYLSTDIGPVIDQKALANLQAHTEDMQHNGTLLYECKVPANKGTFFAPKLYQIADISVLKREVFGPCVHIVRFKADDLEKTVEKINATGFGLTMGIHTRIDARAMELVKLSRAGNVYVNRNMIGAIVGVQPFGGRGLSGTGPKAGGPNYLTRLMLEKSTPRAITELMPNTDKALESNEEAKQQAAVFMKNAHTTENEWRLTDLNTRLSSVRQLLATIAKVDIVEELADDLNSTLAAARSQLISIEKRLKKPKFLPGPTGESNVLYLEPRGVLVCFADKDVTFEYWILSIVTALATGNVVISVVSELFYAEAIEFREQFIATGAPESVFQVAKLHHLEALLAEESLAGVVIDSESDRSSYMVQILAKRTGAILPVITAEYYDHLIQRLLTEKTVSIDTTASGGNTSLMTLVEDEE, encoded by the coding sequence ATGTTGTTTGACGGTAACCTAGTCACTGAGTCAGCCACTCGTCAAAAAATTCGCGATTTTTATCGAATTGATGAAAATCTTGCCGTTGAACACATTTTGCCAGATGCAGAAGTCAACATGCGTGCCCGCAGCCGCGCTTGGGAAAGAGCACGTAAAATGGTGCTACAAATTCGTAACGATCAGGAAGGCACCGGCGTCGTTGAAGCCTTGCTCAATGAATATTCTTTATCTTCCGCCGAAGGCGTTGTACTAATGTGTCTTGCAGAAGCGTTATTGCGAGTACCAGACAAACGTACACAAGACAAATTGATCAGCGACAAATTATCCAAAGGTCAGTGGAGTTCACATTTAGGCAACAGCGATTCATTATTTGTCAACGCTTCTTCTTGGGGCTTACTACTGACCGGTGGTCTGGTTAATTATGCCAATCAAAAAAATAAATTTGGTTTCTTGAAAAAAACCTTGGGTAAGGTTGGCGAGCCGGTTATTCGTAAAGCCATGAATATCGCTATGAAGGTTATGGGCCAACAGTTTGTGATGGGTGAAACCATTGAAGACGCGGTACAGCGTGCTGAAGAAAAAGAGCGTAAAGGCTATGTTTATTCTTACGACATGCTAGGTGAAGGAGCCAGAACCCAAAAAGATGCCGATGATTACTATAATGCTTATGCACAAGCAATAAAGGTAATTGGTAATGCAGCAAAAGGCAAAGGCCCAAGAAAAAGCCCTGGGATCTCAGTTAAGTTATCAGCGATTCACCCTCGTTATGAGTTTACTCATAGAGAAAGAGTGATGGCAGAAATCCCTCCCAAACTAAAAGAATTGTGTTTGCTAGCAAAAGAATATGACATCGGTTTAACTGTCGATGCTGAAGAATCCGAACGTTTAGACATCTCTCTAGATATCATTGAACAGGTATTCAGTGATCCTGACTTGGCTGGCTGGGACGGCTTCGGTCTAGCCGTGCAGTCTTATCAAAAACGTGCCATGTATGTGATTGACTGGTTACGAGAGTTGACTGAAAAAGTGGGTCGCAAATTGATGGTCAGATTAGTGAAAGGCGCATATTGGGATACCGAAATTAAAAATGCCCAAAAAGATGGTCTTGAACACTTTCCGGTATTTACCCGTAAGTCTTCTACGGACGTGTCATATCATGCCTGTGCGAATCGCTTACTCGATTATCGAAATACCATCTACCCACAATTTGCTACCCATAATGCTTATACCGCAGCGGTAATAGTAGAGTTAGCTGGTGATGACAAAGAAGGCTTTGAGTTTCAGTGCTTGCACGGTATGGGTGACAGCCTGTATGACCAGATAGTATCTTTGGAAAATATTCAATGCCGTATTTACGCCCCGGTAGGAGAGCATGAAGATTTATTAGCATATTTGGTGCGTCGTCTACTTGAAAACGGTGCGAATTCATCATTTGTGAATGCCATCGTTGACGTATCCAGACCGGTTGAGTCCTTACTCGAAGATCCAGTTGAAAAGACCCAACGCTTAAAATTTAAATATAACGACCAAATTCAAAAACCTATTAATTTATACGGTGCAGAAAGAGACAACTCAAAAGGTATTGACGTCACTGATATAAATCATATCACCCCGCTCAAAGCGGCAATTGATACTTGGTTTGAAGAGCATTTATTAACTGAAGAACAAGTGCCTAAAGGTTGTCATGCCGTGCGCAACCCTGCCAATTTGGATGAAATAATTGGCTTTCATCATTTCGATACCAAACAAGAAATGGCGGAAAAGTTAACAACTGCCCACAATACCTTTGCTAGCTGGTCAAAAACGCCTATGACTGAAAGAGCGGACTTGCTACGTCGCACTGCTGACATCCTTGAACGCCACATGGATGAATTGATTGCACTGTGTATAAAAGAAGCAGGTAAAGTGACATCAGACGGTGTAGATGAAGTCCGCGAAGCAGTCGACTTTTGCCGTTATTATGCTGCTCGGGCAGAAGAGCTGGCAGAAGATGACAGATTAGCACCGCGCGGTGTGGTGTTGTGTATTAGCCCGTGGAATTTCCCTTTGGCTATATTTTTAGGTCAAGTCGCTGCAGCTATTGTGACCGGTAACACCGTGATTGCCAAACCCGCGGAGCAAACCAGTTTAATTGCCCTACGCGCTTTGCAGTTAATGGAGTATGTGGGTCTACCAGCAGGTGTGGTGCAGTCAGTGATTGCTGAGGGGCCTGACGTGGGAGAAATGCTGTTACCCGATGAGCGGATCAAAGCGGTTATGTTCACCGGTTCCACCGTCACCGGTAATGTGATTGCTAACGCTTTGGCACAAAGAGGTGGTGAGCAAGTCCCTCTGATAGCCGAAACAGGTGGTCAAAACTGCATGATTGTTGACTCCACAGCCTTACCAGAACAAGTGGTTGATGACGTTATCGCCTCTGGTTTTCAAAGTGCTGGGCAACGCTGTTCAGCACTGCGAGTACTATTTTTACAAGAAGAAATAGCGGACACCGTCACCGAAATGTTAATCGGTGCACTGCATGAATTAAGTGTGGGCGACCCTGCTTATCTGTCTACCGATATTGGCCCAGTTATTGACCAAAAAGCATTGGCTAATTTACAAGCCCATACAGAAGATATGCAACATAATGGTACCTTGTTATATGAGTGCAAAGTGCCCGCCAATAAAGGTACCTTCTTTGCACCTAAACTATATCAAATAGCAGATATTTCAGTACTCAAGCGTGAAGTATTTGGTCCTTGTGTGCACATAGTACGATTCAAAGCAGATGATCTTGAAAAAACGGTGGAGAAAATTAATGCCACAGGTTTTGGTTTGACTATGGGTATTCACACTCGTATTGATGCTAGAGCCATGGAATTAGTCAAACTGTCTCGCGCCGGTAACGTTTATGTAAACCGTAATATGATTGGAGCCATAGTCGGGGTTCAGCCCTTTGGTGGCCGCGGACTTTCTGGAACAGGTCCAAAAGCAGGAGGACCCAATTACTTAACGCGCCTGATGCTTGAAAAATCAACACCACGGGCTATCACTGAATTAATGCCTAACACCGATAAAGCACTAGAAAGTAACGAAGAGGCCAAGCAACAAGCTGCCGTTTTCATGAAAAATGCTCACACTACCGAAAATGAATGGCGTTTAACGGATTTAAATACTCGTCTGTCGTCAGTGCGTCAACTACTCGCAACTATTGCCAAAGTGGATATAGTTGAAGAACTAGCTGATGATTTAAATTCCACCTTAGCAGCAGCGCGATCGCAATTAATCAGTATCGAAAAACGTCTGAAAAAACCTAAGTTTTTACCTGGACCGACGGGTGAATCCAATGTGTTGTATTTGGAGCCTAGAGGCGTTTTAGTGTGTTTCGCTGATAAAGATGTGACGTTTGAATATTGGATATTATCCATTGTGACCGCTTTGGCCACAGGAAATGTAGTCATATCAGTAGTATCTGAACTGTTTTATGCTGAAGCTATAGAGTTTCGCGAACAGTTTATTGCAACTGGCGCACCTGAAAGTGTATTTCAGGTTGCTAAGCTGCATCACTTAGAAGCTTTGTTAGCCGAAGAATCTCTAGCGGGTGTGGTAATTGACAGTGAAAGTGATCGTTCCAGTTATATGGTACAAATCCTAGCCAAACGCACAGGAGCAATACTGCCTGTTATTACCGCGGAGTATTATGACCATCTGATTCAGCGTTTGTTAACTGAAAAAACGGTTAGCATTGATACTACTGCTTCCGGTGGTAATACTTCACTCATGACACTGGTAGAAGATGAAGAATAA